A region of the Struthio camelus isolate bStrCam1 chromosome 11, bStrCam1.hap1, whole genome shotgun sequence genome:
TGCGTTTTgcgacagggaaactgaggcagcgggAGAAACGTGAGTTGGCTTAGCTCACAAAAAGCAGTCTGAATCCACAATGTTTTACATTATGCAGGAAGATATTACAGCagtcaaaaaagaaggaaacttgCTTTTAAGTAATTTGGAAGAGCCTGACTCCAGTGAATGCAGTGAGGACCAGCACCGTGAGAGACCCGGGGACTGGGAAACTGTGAATCGGTGAGTGCAGAACGTTGCTTATTTGCCTgatttttgaggggaaaatactCAAGTTGTGTAAGTGTGGGATGCTGCTTAGGTCAGCTATGGAAAAGGTGCAGACAAAGATACCATAGttctgctccaggcccctcaaaTTACTGGATGGCTTCTGTCAAGTGACTTTGACCTACTCTGGCTTGTTTGCCCGCTTCTGTAATGAAGCTGCAGTGCAGATACAGGGTTCTCCAGTGCAAGGCTCTCGGGTAGCGTTCAGATAATATGGAGATGATAACGACTGCTTCACATAGATGCTTTCATCTGTAATGATAATTTCATTCGAGTTCTTTTTGAGATCTCCACCAGCCACAGATACACATCTGTTGAATTCAAGTGAGGGATGAGCTTGGGTCCAGAAGGCCTGAATAAGTGATATCTCTAGGGGTTGTTCCGCTCTGCTTGTCCTCTATTTGCAAATTGTTTGTCCTCTCTTCTTTCTGTACTCAAGGTTACTTGGTCAGCTGCATGAGATGGAGACAGCTTTTGACGGCTTCTGGGAAAAACATCAGTTAAAAATGGAACAATATTTACAACTGTTGAAGTTTGAGCAAAGTTTTCAAGAGGTATGATCAGATGAACTACTTCTGTTGGCAGAAAGAAGAAggggagttaaaaaaaaggaggggagaggagagagtttTTTACGCTTTTTAGTTAGAATCCTTTCTAGCGTATGGTGCTGAAGTAACTAGATTAACTAGATCTACCTCTGAACCAGTTAAATCAAGTCTGCAAATACTGGAGGCTGCTCAGTTTATGCTGCTTTTCCAGGACTCTGACTAGCAGGGTAGCTAGACTGAGAAAACCACTGTGCTTCCTCATTCAGAGCTAATTTAGATATCACTGCCCTGCAGTCACATAGATTTCACAGATAGGCGCATCTTTGAAATTAGAAATTAGTTCGTAGACTCTAGCTTTATTATTGCATTTAGCAGTCTTAGCTGCAATGTGATTAACTTTTGATCTTTGCGTGATTTTATGCCTGTGCTTTGTGTCATTTTGCAGCAATCTTCTTTTGTGTGTCTAGGTCAAGAACGCCATTGAATTTTTAATGGGTCAGCAAGCGGAAGTGCCTGACACTGGAGATAGTGTCTCCCAAGTGAAACAAAGGCTCAAGGACTTGGGTCATTTAGATGGTATGGCTCAGGTGAGATAACCTTTCGTAGCAGAGGTGCACTAATGAAACAGAAGAGGCACATTCTGTACTTGTGGTAGGAGAGGTTTTCTGAAATGGCCTGATTCTGGTGTAATTCAGTGGAAAGTGGCTGCACTAAAGTGTTGGTTTCATGtctttctgctctgtgcagcaAAACTGTGATCACCCTGCAAAGCGGGAACAGGGTATTTAATTATCATAGCTAAAATAAGTTGCTGAGCCACCATGAAAATCCCAGGCAGATAAATGTCTGAACATAGGGCAGGCGTGGGAGTTAATGAGCTGGAAGAAGAATTATTTATATGTTAAGTGCTTTAGCTATGCTAATAGCCAGAGACTTGTTAACAGGCACATGGAGAGGCAAAAAAGTTGCTATCCTGAAGTGTCTGTGATTTGAACATAACATATGGATGAAGGCTAAGAGATGTAGCTGAAAGAAGAGCGAAGAGAGATGATTCACAGAAGCCTGGCTGAGTCTGTGATGACTGTAAAGGGATGTGCTCGTTGCAGGAGCAGGGTCAGTGGAGAAATCTTGACAGATTTGGACACAGTCCCCAGAGGCTTCCTTGAAAATAAGAGCCATGGGAGAAAGGTCTAAGGCTTTTTGGCCATTTGGAGGGAATTCTTGAGaatgagaggaggaataaaaagCATGGCAGAGTGGGTGCAACAGGGAAGCAGTCCCAACAGAAAGCCAGCGCTGGAGAAGATATAATAATAACCATTACACTGACCAAAACGTGCGTGTAAGATAGCATGGTCTTTACTTCAAGTTTTGTTACAAACAGCCAGGTTTGTTTTCACTATAAACCCTAACTGCTCAGTTTCCTTTCATGCTCATGAGCATGGCATGCCTAAACTCGACATAAGATACATTTTTTTAGAGTGCCGTTCCTGGAAATGGCAGCAATGCAGAGCCAGCAACCGTTCACGGCATAACTAGTTAGGTGAAGTGccgttttcttcttcttcctccttttggaTGATGAAAGCTTTTTTCCCAAACAACGAATGTCATTGTATCCTGCATAAGCCACCCATTCTGGCCATTCCTAAGGGCAGTCATTTCCATATGTATCTGAAATCAGGTAAAATGAGAACGTGCACGTAGTTATTTGTAGACGTTTTGTCATATTTTCACTAAACGTGCTATCCTTTCTCCTCCTGTTGCTAAAGGACTTGATAGGGAAGGCTCAGGTAGTGATACTACACGGACACCAGCTAGCAGCAAATCACCACTACGCGCTCAACTTGATCTGCCAGCAATGCAACGAGCTGCGGCACCATTCCGACGTCTTGTCGGATGAGATCAAAAGGAAGCACGCGCGACTGCAGAAGACCTTGGATCTTCATACCCGTCTTCAGCAGGTAGAGTGCAGAGATATGGCACCCTGAGTAGTAGTTAGCTTCTCCACGTAGTTAGATGCTCCACTTTTTAGCGAGAAGCATCTTGTTTAAAACTTGCAACTTTGCTCCAGCAGTTCAGGAAAGCATTCCCCAGGGGGAGGGAGACTGCTTTGCCCCCACTTAGCTGGCTAAGCTAGGCAACGGATATCTGTTGGTGCTGTAAATAGTCAACAGAAAGAGGTAGGTATCTCCAGAGGGCAATCCAGAACGCCTAAGTTCAGCTGCTGTTGTTGCTCACGCTTTCATGGTGCATCCATGTATTAATTGACCTAACGAGGATTCAAACTCAGTGCGATAGAGGTAACGCTTTCAGATAAGCTCCAGCCCTTTTTTGTTAGGGATTTATTAAGAATCAACGTAGCTGACTGTACAATAAGATGACAGATTGGTAGATGTGTCCAGCTGCTGTGTGCTGGCGTGGAAGTGGAGTCATGTGGCTCCACTGCTCTTTGATATCTTAATCAGCATCGAaaattaatttaggaaaataCATGCTAATTAGGCCGGAAGGCACACGACTGTAGTATACTTGAAGCAACTGAGAGAAGCAGCGAAGTTATGACCCTGTGTGTGCTACAGTTTGAGAGTGTTcactgcactctgagctgggcattcAGCTGTTACTTATGTAAATTAAATGCAGAactttaaatgcaatttaaattacTTGCTTTGTTAAAAATATGAATGCCGTTGCTTTGATTATTCCTCACAACTCAGATTTGCACTGAGCCAGCCTCTTATCTCAATAAACCCACCTGTCTCATTGTAAGCTCTGATTTTTAACCCTTCAGCTTTCTCATTTGGATAAAGATTGGGCTGTTCAGCATTtggttctgctgctgttcagcattTGGTTCTGCTGTGCAccaaactctgctttttttttgccagtgatATCACTGATTTTATCCAGGTAGAAGCGAGAGCAGAACTTGGCTGGGTATATTGAGGAATGTAGTCACCCTCCAGAAAAATGTGGCCTTTCTTCTTGTTATCAAAATGCAATAGTTGCTTAGCTCTTTAGCAGCACTAATTCAAAATGCAGATCTGGTAATGAGACCTTAGGGTGTGACAGATATTTGTCATGGGTGCTTTGATTTAGTAGGGGTGCTGCTCACTGTCTCCGCTCCCTGTATTTGCCCTGTGCTGTTATCAGGCCCTGCAGTGCTGTGACGAAGGTGCCTACCTGCTAGCTAACCAGCAGATGGATAAATGCCAGTCTAAGGAAGGTGCTCAGAAAGCTCTCCAGGACATAGAAAGATTTCTTGAAAGCTCCTCACCCTACTTAAACTATGATCCCCAAGCCCTGCATTATGATTTTGAGTCAGTCTTAACGTCTGAATTAAAGGTAAGCAAACCCTCAAGTTCCTCATCGCATGAGTAAAAAGTAAGATCAGACTGCGTTGCAGTGTTGTCGTCAGCTTTTCACTTTCTCTGTTTTGGGTCAAAGTGCAAGATAACGGTAGTTATTTGGTCACGGGAGTCTTTTTCACTCTCCGCAGTGCCAGATACAGTCAGTGCAGGCCAAGCTTGAAAACGTCCGAAGCATGTTTGAGAATCGCCAGTCTTGCTTCAAGAAGCTGTTGGATAAACATGTGCGGCCTGTCCAATTAGTAGCCCCTCGGCCAGAAAATCCACCAAGATCAAAATCACCGTTGTTCTCTCCCAAAcatggtaaaatattttaaacttatgGTATCTTCAGATATTAATTTTGCTCTGAGCCAGGAAGAATAAGGCTAAGGCCAGTTTTGAGGAACCAACCTGTTGTATTGGTTTGAGGAACCAATACAACAACTCTGCTGGCTGATGCAGCGTTGTTGCATAATGTTAAATATATATGAGATAATTGATTGTTCTTTCAATTTCTGTGCCTAGCTTCCCATTTCTGCGTGAGGAAGGTGGTGTGGAAGCCTCAGCGTGCATGGACTGTGGTTGTATATAGGTCCGTGCCGCTGTGTTGGCTCCGTACGTACTTCACAGCTACAGGCAGGGCTCCAGAAGTTTCTCAGTGCTGCAGCACATTTTTCCAAACTCCAAAATAATGGCGCTTCCAAATTTCTTagtatattttcttgtttttataagATGACCACACAGAATGGACAAAAGTGATCAAATAAAGCGAATACAATGTTTTTTCCACTCTCTCTGTAGAAATGCGTTAGAAAGCACCTTCTGCAGCTCAGGCTGGCTTGGTTGAGACTGCTTGTGTGATACTTATTCACACTTTATGCTCAGTGAAAAGAGAGCCATAAACAGTGCATGCTGCCAGTTCTGCTTCACTAGCATCCTACTGGGCTGAACTGGTGAGTTAATACTGCCGGGCAAAAGGGCAAGATTTGTAAATGTATTAGCATACCTATTCTCTGAATCAAAAAGCTCCCATTAGAAATCCCTTTAGTTGTCTCAAGCTGGAACTGGCATAAAATTAGACTGGCATTTGCAAAGGAGCCTAGAGAAATGGGGAACTCAAATGGCATGAACATAAGTGAGAAGTCGGATGCTTAACTCCCTTTGAATATTTGAGAATGTCTGCCATAAATCCGAATTGTGGAGTAATTAATGTTCTTAGAGATGCAGTTTCTGGTTGAGTCAAGTTTGTTGAATGTTTTGCCTAGATTCTGGTAATGGGATTTGGCACAACGTTCGCtttgaattataaaattaaaGCTTTCATCCTTAGCAGCCCTCTATATATCAGACtctaaaaagcatttcaaagtaACATTCATATTTTTTCAACCAGGAATGTGCTAAGTTACATGGCAATATTAAATTCAGTGATCTGACTGCATGAAGCAGTTAAGCAGTTTGATGTGCTTTAATACAAAAATGTTTATGATTAATTGGCCAGTGTTGGTTGTGATGAATAGTAGTAGGTGCGACACACACAAACCGCAAAAGGGCTGCGATTCAGGGAGTTACGAATGTTAAATAATGAAGCCAGTGAAGGGAGGGGAGTGCACCTAGGTGTAGAGAGGGGAATTAAGCTGCTCTAGATGCAGGCCGGTGCTGCAAATAAATCCCAAATTTCCTTCTGAGTGTGGCCAACGCCACATTCACGAGACCACCGTGCTCTCTGAACCCTTGTCCTCAAACCAGAAAGCTCTGTgtctcaaaaattaaaatataacccATTTTTCCCATTGTAAGTTTTTTAGCTTTCCAGTAAGAGGAAAATATTAAGTAGGAATCATTGACTTAAAGAATAGGGGTAAATGGGTGTTTTTTGTGAGACCAGCATCAATTGGCTGGACCTACTTGATGCACTTGCTTTAAGGGTTGCACGTTTTTCTTGCAAAGGCGCTCACTCACTGGTAACACACAGGCGTCCTCCGTTAATCGCATTCCTGAAAGATATGATCGAGTATCTTCAAATGAGCATAGCCAGCAAAAGGTGAGACAAAAAGCTCTTCTTTGGATACGTCATGCCCAGAGCTCTTTTTAATAAGGCCTCCATGAAAACATCAAAATGCTGTAGGCCTACTGGTGTGATGTGCAGCGTCAAAGGCGCGTGCTGGGCTCCGCTGAGAGTGCTCTGAGATGTATGGGTTTTATGGCATGGATTGAAACCATACCACCTCTGGGCGCATTACTTTcgtcctcttttctttcttgttctctctctccttttttttccttctttttctatcTGAGGAGAGATGCTTCCTCTTTCATGTTTGCTCTGGATTTGAAGCCAGTCTGATAAGCGCGGTGGTTCTACTTTTGAAAGCACTTtcaggaaataaagaagaaaacttccCCATCCTGAACCATAAAACGCAGCAAGATGTGTGGCGGCGATACAAGAGGCCGCGGTGGAGTCTGAGTGCTGTAGTCATGTAACTCCGTGGTCACGGGAGGAACTTTTCTCACCCCCAGGCGCTTGCAATAAAACACTGAGCTACGTCTGATGACTGTCTCTCGTCTAAGTTATTATCCGTGTTCCCTCTCCCCCTGGTGGGAGcctcccagcagctcccctgGCAAATCCTCATTTCCTTTGGAACTTCTCACCTTGTGCTGTGGTGGGGCACGTGCCACGCGTGGCTCCGATGCGCTCCCCGGCGCgcacccctcctcctccctttggCGTGTTTGCAAGTGGAGGTTTAAAGCCTCTTTGGTGTAATAATCAGTGATGGTTTTATCTTGTAGCAGCCCATGCTGAAGATGGGGCACCTGCTCTCCATGCTGGTTTCCATTCCTCTGCATCAGTTTTTCTCCCTACGTCTTTTTTTTTCACCCTCATAGAAAGATATTTGATTcatctgcttgattttttttttctttgctggcttgttttttaatttataaataagGTGAATATTGCACATCagaatgtatttaattttgcTCTATCCCAGAATTTCGTATAGTCACTTCTAATATTTGAGGCCATTCTagtatctgaaaataaatactttgatgCCCATGAGAGAAAAGCCCACAATTTTAGGTTGACTTTAGCAGAAGGAGGGGGATGCGGGGAAGCCGCCTGGAGATGCTAGTCCCCATGTCCACATGGCAGCGCTGCGTCCCAGCTGTGCTGGGAGAAACAGATCTGACCTAAAGTCCTATAAAAGGACTTTAGAGCAGTATCCCAGCAGGTGATGTTCCTTATgataatttatttgattttatcaCTCTCTATCATTTGCAGAGGCTTTTACAGACTTTGTTAGGTTTTGATCACGGTATTCCCTTAATGGACGTTTTGTTCTTCCtgattagtttttattttatggttTTTATGCCCATCTATGTGACTGCGGCATTCAGTATTGTTATTTGAGGTaccttcattttgttattttgcttCTAGTGTTAGCTAACTAATTATTCACTCTTAAAATCTATCCCCATTTTGTTGATGACCTCGTAGTTTCTCTCTGAATTGTCTCTTTTACTATAGACATAAATTAcgtaattatatatttttctgttgaaGGTGTGGATTTTAATTCCAgtttgaaattttcatttgacCTCTCTCTCCCTGGGAAGAAAACGTCAAGAAAAACTCAAAATTCTCGCAAGGTAAAAATTATTAGTGAAATCTGAATGACTTTTGTACCATAAGATCCCAAATCAGACCCTCCTAAAAACTGATTAAACATAACTTTCGGGTTTGGAGGTGCTTTTTTCCTATATAGTATTTACTCTTTCATGTCCCTATGATTTATTTGGATTTGTCCAAAATCTGAGATCTATCTTGGGTTGTTTGTCCACATCACAGATACTTGTTTTCTTTGTGCTAATCCCTGTTCCTTGCGTAACAATGAGGCCTGTTAAGGGACCTCCCACTTCTGCAGATATTTCCCCTGTGGAAACTGTTCTCTGGTCTCGGTGCTAATGAGCTATATTATCAGTATTTGCAAATTTTAATGTAGCAGACTAATTTCTGGGAATACTTGGCTACCCATTACATGCTATgaccttttaaagtttttttttcgtCACATAGGATTTCTTAAAAGGCAGCGTATTTCATCCTTCCCCAAAGAGTTCCTGTGTTTGCTTTGGGACTGGGCTGGTCCTGCCTCGGTGCTGAGCTCCCTGTGGCTCTTTCTAACACATCCCGTTCTTCTTCCAGATCGAAGTAATGCACGACTATCAAGAAAAGCGAAATTCCTTGCAGTCTTTTATTTCAGACAGTGACGACAACTTAGATATACTAAAAGGGTAAGCTTTCACCCTGTTTAAATCCGAGGTACTCAAAGCGATGCTTATTTTTGGTCAGTCCTTACCTTGTCCATGTATTCCTCCAGCCAGAGCTGGATGTCATCTGTTGCACTTTTACTTATTCTCTCATTGCTACCATGGTTGTTAATTGGCTCACAATATATTTTGGGCTTGTTTACCCTCACTGGTTTCTTGTGGTTTCTTTTGAGACATATGAAAATAAtgcacttctgtgtttttttctttattttagccATGTCATAAATGAGCTTATAGAAACGGAGAGAGTGTACGTAGAGGAGCTGTTCACTGTTTTGACGGTGAGTGCCTTCGGATTCCTCATTGCTGTTCCCCAGCACCTGCCACTCTGTCGAGCTAAGCAAAAAAGCGATGGAGTTGGTTTCTACCAAACTGTCAGATCCCTAGATAGTCAGGAGTTTTCAAATTTTCTCCCCATCATTTTTAACTCAGAGGCATCTGCAGGAACAGTTGGTGGCAGGACGAGTTTTTCATCTCGAATGAGGGAGAAGCCTTCGTTTGCACACAAATGAACTAATAATTGATTTTGTCAGAGACtggaaaaatgtacaaaaaagctgatatttttaaatgttccctGATTTCTTTTACCTTTTGAAGACGAAAGAAAGCAGCTTGTATTTTATCTTTGGAAGAATTCTGCCTTTGTGCTGTAAGGTTCTTGAACATTTCTTAGCACATTTCTTAGTTTAGAAACCAGATTATAATTGCACATACTACCATTTTACATGCCCGTACTCGTTTACTTTATTTAACCACTGTTTACTGTGATTGAGTATAGGTGGTTACCTTTCCAGCTCATGTTAGAGGGCCTCAGTTTTATGCAATGTTTAGTGACTAACGTGGGCTGCGTGAGCTGTTGTCAGTGGCCTTTTTAGCCTCTACTTTGCAGAGATTGTCCTGAGCTCTGGCTCTTTCCTATCTTACAGTTAGAGGTCTTTTATTCTCCTTTGAACTTATTGTATCTTTCCCGGGGTTTACCCCAACaggtaaatatttttgcattggTGTAGTAATGTGATTTTAATGCAGGGAGCTTTGCATTATTTCCTAATTCCACCTAACAATTTGTAGTGCAGCAGGGTCTCTTCCAGCTCTTCCCTGTTACATAGCAAAGTCCCCCATTTTGGAAAGGCTGTGATTTCAGGAGGCAGGTACAGTGAGAGAGGGCAGAAAACCTTAGACCGCAGGAATCGAGGAGAGAGGGATCCCGGTGTTCAGCAAGAGTCTTGTGTAAGAGCAAAAAGCCCATTGATTTTGGTATTTGATCTCAAGCTGTCTCTGCTTTGTAACAAATTACCTTGTACACCAGTTCTTGTGAGATTGTCTGTAGCTGCATATCCCTTACAAACAAGTTGTCGCTCATGTGTCCCACGGTCATAACAGCAGATAGGTTTAACCCGGACACGTATTCCCCCGGGACCGCTCTCGCAGCAAGCCTGTAGCGAGGAATAAGTGGCTGCAATTTGCCTTACGTGGAGAGAGGGCATCTCCCCAGGGGATGGTGCCTCTCTGCGTGACGGTGTGTGTGCAGCTGTGCTCGTCCTATTGCGCGTATGCTTATTGGCATTGGGAACTGTTTAAAGTATAAACGCAGCAAGAAAGCATGCGTGTGTGCTTATcgttaaaaggaggaaaatttattttccacAGACCGGAGCTGCATTCAGGTCTCTGCTGTCGGTCTTTTTGCCTTATCGTGTATACGGGATGGCTCTTGCTGTCCTAACTGCCAGGGCATGGGAGTGTGGCTGCCCCTTTTCCCACCATGTCGCTCTGGAGCGAAGCCAGGCTTGCTGGCCCCGCAGGAGCCGCATCAACCATGTTCTGCCAGACCGCAGCCCCCAGATGCCCAGGGACTGAAGGGTAGAGACTACAAGAAGGGAGTTTAAGgacaaacaaataaagaaaaaaaaaaagaaaaggaatgttgCACTTTGAAACAAGGTAGATTATACTGAAAGTCTGTTCACATCCCTTTTCATCTGTCTGCAAGGAGATGGCAACCCAAGGCCTTAAAAATTGAGTGATGAACTCCTCTTGCATCCTGCAGGGCTACAGAGCCGAAATGGATAACCCGGCCATGGTCCTCCTCATGCCTCCCGTGCTCAGGAATAGGAAGGACATCCTCTTTGGAAACATGCCAGAGATATACGACTTCCACAACAAGTACGGTGCCCCCTTTCATCGCTCTGATTTCCTGTAATGATGAAATGCCCAAGCAGTACCTTGCTCACAGCTGCCTTTCATCTCTCCCCCATCTCTTACAGAGTTTTCCTGCACAGTTTGGAAGGCTGCCTGGGAGCGCCCGAGCGAGTGGGATTTTGTTTCCTAGACAGGGTTGGTGAATCCATTTTCACATACAAAGCAGACTTTAAGGCCAATGTTTCTCCCGGTTCTTTGCACAGATCTCAGTTATGTCAGTTGAGTAAGATGCTTCTGATACAAAACACCAACAGCCAGGCAGGCAACGCAACTGCGTGGACAGCAGCAGATGGGGGAAAGCAGCGGTCGCGGCTGCACCGCAGTCTGCTGCGAGCAACCCTCTCGTTGTCAGCAGCAGCTTTTTTATCCAAGCTCGCTGACTTTTAGATAGTACAGTCCTTTGTTTGGCAGCAGAGGTAAAACCAAATTTGCAGTTTTGGTGTTTGCCTTATTTAGCTGCCCAGCAGGTTGGCATGCATGTGTTTAAGACTtgcctttctgcctttccttACAGCGAGAGGATTTCCAGATGTATGAGAAATACTGTCAGAATAAGCCCCGGTCGGAGTCTCTGTGGCGGCAGTGTTCGGAAAGCACCTTCTTCCAGGTGAGCTGTGTATTTCTAGCAAGGCAGGCATCATCCTGGGACACTCACTTGTCCTAAACACAGTCCTCAGCGCTCCCGTGTTTTCGCGTTGTGTTCTGTTCACCGTGGCATGGATGCCTCACATGGCAGCTGGAGTTTCTTGCATGCAAGGAGTTTAAAGCAGAGCCTTCCATTATGTTATTTTACATggttttataaaactttttaagTTACCGTGGCACTATAAGGCATTTTGACATGAAATCTTTGAAGTTTTCAAGCCATGTTAATCATGCTATTGGAATAACTGCTTATAGAAAATGCAGAACTAACTTACTGTGAATTTTTGTCCCAGGAATGCCAAAGAAAATTAGAACACAAACTTGGTCTGGATTCTTATTTGCTCAAACCAGTGCAACGCCTGACAAAATACCAGTTACTTTTGAAGGTATGTCATATGCTACTTTGAAAGAACATTAGGACATAGAgttgttttttagttttgttttatttttcaattaaaggTCACCTGTAAAACAAGCCCTAGAGTACACATTGCTTATCTTGGCCCTCCATACAGTGACATTCAGTGAGGATGAAAATTCACATACCTGAAAAAGGAGAAGGGGCTTTTAGCAAGCTatttttatggagaaaaaaaaaagtttgaatctGTTCACAGATGCAAAGTGACAGAAACGCTTCTAAGAAAAATGAACCAGAGATGATGATAAGAGCATGATGAATGAAGTACACTGTACTGGTGcatctcttcttcttctccttaaGTTGTTACAGTGCCTGTAATCTTTAATGCATTCATCCTTGTGTCACCCTTCTAAGGCAGGGCAATGCTATTATGTCCACTTTACAGAGAACTGGAGTGGTGACTTCAGAAGGTTGTTGAACCCCTGTTTCCAGCTTCTTGAGCAAGGGATGAGTACTCATGAAGTTGTAAGTGGGGAGAGGAGGTCTGAATTGAAAGTTATTTTATATGAATGGTATAGTTTCCAACAGTGCCTTCCATTTACTGACTTGAAGCCTCTCTGGATTTTAT
Encoded here:
- the MCF2 gene encoding proto-oncogene DBL isoform X2, with protein sequence MAEASPPRGVRRLRRDAASFPGSLHLVMVLRPTGFFQRTFTDIGFRFSQEDFLLKLPVVMLSSVSDLLTYIDEKQLTPEFGGTLEYCHSEWVIFRTAIESFALTVKEIAQMLQSFGTELAETELPDDMYSIERILALRTERYYQLKEDITAVKKEGNLLLSNLEEPDSSECSEDQHRERPGDWETVNRLLGQLHEMETAFDGFWEKHQLKMEQYLQLLKFEQSFQEVKNAIEFLMGQQAEVPDTGDSVSQVKQRLKDLGHLDGMAQDLIGKAQVVILHGHQLAANHHYALNLICQQCNELRHHSDVLSDEIKRKHARLQKTLDLHTRLQQALQCCDEGAYLLANQQMDKCQSKEGAQKALQDIERFLESSSPYLNYDPQALHYDFESVLTSELKCQIQSVQAKLENVRSMFENRQSCFKKLLDKHVRPVQLVAPRPENPPRSKSPLFSPKHGVDFNSSLKFSFDLSLPGKKTSRKTQNSRKIEVMHDYQEKRNSLQSFISDSDDNLDILKGHVINELIETERVYVEELFTVLTGYRAEMDNPAMVLLMPPVLRNRKDILFGNMPEIYDFHNKVFLHSLEGCLGAPERVGFCFLDRREDFQMYEKYCQNKPRSESLWRQCSESTFFQECQRKLEHKLGLDSYLLKPVQRLTKYQLLLKELLKYSTSCDGVQELQEALVAMLDLLKSVNDSMHQISITGYDGDLSELGKVLMQGSFSVWTGHRKGPTKMKDLARFKPMQRHLFLYEKALVFCKKREDHGDGYDKTSSYSFKHFLKMNAVGITENVKGDHRKFEIWYSGREEVYVVQAQTVDLKMAWLNEIRKILFKQQELIKVEKQQPSSCTDQLPLSSQLSDGKQQRASISSEENDSERTSPVMLESVPVSPQNKPSRGWPGMSQSLEICEGLEEWSGNQYLSNCSDTEEEDGSQLSPGKYKALADCKRRGSEDLLVKNGDEIQLLHEDGEGQWLVKNLNRRKEGWVPVHSLQIVVGDCRFRNAKVTDAALCNTRKFSSP
- the MCF2 gene encoding proto-oncogene DBL isoform X3; its protein translation is MVASFPGSLHLVMVLRPTGFFQRTFTDIGFRFSQEDFLLKLPVVMLSSVSDLLTYIDEKQLTPEFGGTLEYCHSEWVIFRTAIESFALTVKEIAQMLQSFGTELAETELPDDMYSIERILALRTERYYQLKEDITAVKKEGNLLLSNLEEPDSSECSEDQHRERPGDWETVNRLLGQLHEMETAFDGFWEKHQLKMEQYLQLLKFEQSFQEVKNAIEFLMGQQAEVPDTGDSVSQVKQRLKDLGHLDGMAQDLIGKAQVVILHGHQLAANHHYALNLICQQCNELRHHSDVLSDEIKRKHARLQKTLDLHTRLQQALQCCDEGAYLLANQQMDKCQSKEGAQKALQDIERFLESSSPYLNYDPQALHYDFESVLTSELKCQIQSVQAKLENVRSMFENRQSCFKKLLDKHVRPVQLVAPRPENPPRSKSPLFSPKHGVDFNSSLKFSFDLSLPGKKTSRKTQNSRKIEVMHDYQEKRNSLQSFISDSDDNLDILKGHVINELIETERVYVEELFTVLTGYRAEMDNPAMVLLMPPVLRNRKDILFGNMPEIYDFHNKVFLHSLEGCLGAPERVGFCFLDRREDFQMYEKYCQNKPRSESLWRQCSESTFFQECQRKLEHKLGLDSYLLKPVQRLTKYQLLLKELLKYSTSCDGVQELQEALVAMLDLLKSVNDSMHQISITGYDGDLSELGKVLMQGSFSVWTGHRKGPTKMKDLARFKPMQRHLFLYEKALVFCKKREDHGDGYDKTSSYSFKHFLKMNAVGITENVKGDHRKFEIWYSGREEVYVVQAQTVDLKMAWLNEIRKILFKQQELIKVEKQQPSSCTDQLPLSSQLSDGKQQRASISSEENDSERTSPVMLESVPVSPQNKPSRGWPGMSQSLEICEGLEEWSGNQYLSNCSDTEEEDGSQLSPGKYKALADCKRRGSEDLLVKNGDEIQLLHEDGEGQWLVKNLNRRKEGWVPVHSLQIVVGDCRFRNAKVTDAALCNTRKFSSP